In Nocardia yunnanensis, one DNA window encodes the following:
- a CDS encoding dihydrofolate reductase family protein encodes MRKLTYFVSATIDGFIATDAGSVDFFPVGGDHGPAVIAQYPETLPTKVRQVLDVDKPCQNFDTVIMGRKTHDFGVRTGTSSPYAHLRQFVVSTTLPENPAPDVELIAADPVARVRELKREKGLGIWLCGGGELAQTLMPEIDQVFLKLYPIVLGHGRPLFGTGSRLPEPSRFRVITSRVFEDGVAFIKYGRVR; translated from the coding sequence ATGCGCAAACTGACTTACTTCGTCTCGGCCACCATCGACGGTTTCATCGCCACCGATGCCGGCTCGGTCGATTTCTTCCCGGTCGGGGGTGATCACGGGCCGGCGGTCATCGCGCAGTATCCCGAGACGCTGCCGACCAAGGTGCGTCAGGTGCTGGACGTCGACAAACCCTGCCAGAACTTCGACACCGTGATCATGGGCCGCAAGACCCACGACTTCGGCGTCCGCACGGGCACGTCCAGTCCGTACGCGCATCTGCGGCAGTTCGTGGTGTCGACCACGCTGCCGGAGAATCCGGCCCCGGACGTGGAGTTGATCGCCGCGGATCCGGTGGCCCGGGTGCGAGAACTCAAGCGGGAGAAGGGACTCGGCATCTGGCTGTGCGGCGGCGGGGAGCTCGCCCAGACCTTGATGCCGGAGATCGACCAGGTGTTCCTGAAGCTGTACCCGATCGTGCTGGGCCACGGCCGCCCGCTGTTCGGCACCGGCTCGCGACTGCCCGAACCCAGCCGGTTCCGGGTGATCACCAGCCGGGTGTTCGAGGACGGCGTGGCCTTCATCAAGTACGGGCGCGTGCGTTAG
- the mutM gene encoding bifunctional DNA-formamidopyrimidine glycosylase/DNA-(apurinic or apyrimidinic site) lyase, with amino-acid sequence MPELPEVEVVRRGLTEHVVGRVLDRVTVKHPRSVRRHVLGGDDLAARLTGLRVDGVLRRGKFLWLTFDEPDTSLVVHLGMSGQMLVQPPTAPVEKHAHIVATLDDGNELRFVDQRTFGGWMLSDLVEVDGTWVPECAAHIARDPLDPRFDADAVVKTLRGKQSEIKRLLLDQTVVSGVGNIYADEALWRAKIHGERPAAKLSRPALHTLLAETQHVMGEALQAGGTSFDALYVNVNGQSGYFERSLNAYGREDQPCRRCGAIMRREKFMNRSSFSCPRCQPRPRG; translated from the coding sequence ATGCCCGAACTTCCCGAGGTCGAAGTCGTCCGGCGCGGGCTCACCGAGCATGTGGTGGGCCGCGTCCTGGACCGGGTGACCGTCAAGCATCCGCGCTCGGTGCGCCGGCATGTGCTCGGCGGCGACGATCTCGCCGCCCGGTTGACCGGTCTGCGCGTGGACGGGGTGCTGCGGCGCGGCAAATTCCTGTGGCTCACCTTCGACGAGCCCGATACCTCCTTGGTCGTGCATCTCGGCATGTCCGGGCAGATGCTGGTGCAGCCCCCGACCGCGCCGGTGGAGAAGCACGCGCACATCGTGGCCACCCTCGACGACGGCAACGAGCTGCGGTTCGTGGACCAGCGCACCTTCGGCGGCTGGATGCTTTCGGATCTGGTCGAGGTGGACGGCACCTGGGTGCCCGAATGCGCGGCGCACATCGCCCGCGACCCGCTGGATCCGCGGTTCGACGCCGACGCCGTCGTGAAGACGTTGCGCGGCAAGCAGTCCGAGATCAAACGACTCCTGCTCGATCAGACCGTGGTGTCGGGGGTCGGCAACATCTACGCCGACGAAGCCTTGTGGCGGGCCAAGATTCACGGTGAGCGCCCGGCGGCCAAACTGAGCAGGCCGGCGCTGCACACGCTGCTGGCGGAGACGCAGCACGTCATGGGTGAGGCGCTGCAGGCCGGGGGCACCTCCTTCGACGCGCTGTATGTGAACGTCAATGGCCAGTCCGGGTACTTCGAGCGGTCGCTCAACGCCTACGGCCGCGAGGATCAGCCCTGCCGGCGCTGCGGCGCGATCATGCGGCGGGAGAAGTTCATGAATCGTTCGTCTTTCTCCTGCCCGCGCTGTCAGCCCCGCCCGCGCGGCTGA
- the coaD gene encoding pantetheine-phosphate adenylyltransferase: MAGALCPGSFDPVTNGHLDVFARAAEQFDEVVVTVVVNPNKQGMFTVEERMELIREVTAHLPNVRVESWRGLLVDFAKQEGITAIVKGLRDATDLGYEMQMAQMNRKLTGVDTYFIATNPLYGFVSSSLVKEVAAYGGDVSDLLPPVVHKRLLARIAERQK; the protein is encoded by the coding sequence ATGGCTGGAGCACTGTGCCCGGGGTCGTTCGATCCGGTGACCAATGGACATCTCGATGTTTTCGCCCGCGCCGCGGAGCAGTTCGACGAAGTCGTGGTGACCGTGGTGGTGAATCCCAACAAGCAGGGGATGTTCACGGTCGAGGAGCGGATGGAGTTGATTCGGGAGGTGACCGCGCACCTGCCGAACGTGCGGGTGGAGTCGTGGCGGGGACTGCTGGTGGATTTCGCCAAGCAGGAGGGCATCACCGCGATCGTGAAGGGGCTGCGCGACGCCACCGATCTCGGCTACGAGATGCAGATGGCGCAGATGAATCGCAAGCTGACGGGGGTGGACACCTACTTCATCGCCACCAATCCGCTCTACGGGTTCGTCTCCAGTTCGCTGGTCAAGGAAGTCGCGGCGTACGGCGGGGATGTCTCCGACCTGCTGCCGCCGGTAGTGCACAAGCGCCTGCTGGCGCGCATCGCCGAACGCCAGAAGTGA
- a CDS encoding DivIVA domain-containing protein, which yields MYRVFEALDELVAIIEEARGIPPTRNCIVPRGEVLELLDDVRDALPGELDDAQDVLDHRDKIVTDARVGAETTVKTANDQAHHTVSSARDEADRILADAKAHADRMVAEARAHAEHLVAAAEEEAERTVADGRNEYDALTGRARAEADRLAAAGQASYDRSVAEGKAEQERLVSQAEVVRAAHAESARLIDAAQADSDRLRQECDDYVDGKLADFEETLSNTLRIVGRGRHQVRSGTTIPDYASEFRR from the coding sequence ATGTACCGGGTATTCGAAGCGCTCGACGAACTGGTGGCCATCATCGAAGAGGCCCGCGGCATCCCGCCGACCCGCAACTGCATCGTGCCGCGTGGCGAGGTCCTCGAACTGCTCGACGATGTTCGTGACGCGCTGCCCGGCGAGCTCGACGACGCCCAGGACGTGCTCGATCACCGCGACAAGATCGTCACCGACGCCCGCGTCGGTGCCGAGACCACCGTCAAGACCGCCAACGACCAAGCGCACCACACGGTCAGCTCCGCCCGCGACGAGGCCGATCGCATCCTCGCCGACGCCAAGGCGCACGCCGACCGCATGGTCGCCGAGGCCCGCGCGCACGCCGAACACCTGGTCGCCGCCGCCGAGGAGGAGGCCGAGCGCACCGTCGCCGACGGCAGGAACGAATACGATGCCCTCACCGGCCGCGCCCGCGCCGAAGCCGATCGCCTCGCCGCCGCCGGGCAGGCGTCCTACGATCGCTCGGTCGCCGAGGGCAAGGCCGAACAGGAACGCCTGGTCAGCCAGGCCGAGGTGGTGCGCGCCGCGCATGCCGAATCGGCCCGCCTCATCGACGCCGCCCAGGCCGACTCCGATCGCCTGCGCCAGGAGTGCGACGACTACGTCGACGGCAAGCTCGCCGACTTCGAGGAGACCCTCTCCAACACCCTGCGCATCGTCGGCCGCGGCCGCCACCAGGTCCGCTCCGGCACCACCATCCCCGACTACGCCTCCGAGTTCCGCCGCTAG
- a CDS encoding DUF350 domain-containing protein, whose protein sequence is MTTALALEAGYWSSLGRGAGAIVLYALLGLALLLIGFQVVDWTTPGPLRSMVARGLPNAVVISSAAMISVALIVVLAIFAQGGRLAEGLIATTVYGLVGIVAQVIAVRALEFTLGIDIGVVLRNPEFSIESVVVSAGHIAIGLVVAVAIL, encoded by the coding sequence GGCTATTGGAGCTCCCTCGGCCGCGGCGCCGGCGCGATCGTGCTCTACGCGCTGCTGGGTCTGGCCCTGCTGCTGATCGGCTTCCAGGTGGTGGACTGGACCACCCCGGGCCCGCTGCGTTCCATGGTGGCCCGGGGTCTGCCCAATGCTGTGGTGATCAGCTCCGCGGCCATGATCAGCGTCGCCTTGATCGTGGTGCTGGCCATCTTCGCCCAGGGCGGCCGGCTCGCCGAGGGTCTGATCGCCACCACCGTCTACGGACTGGTCGGCATCGTGGCGCAGGTGATCGCGGTCCGCGCCCTGGAATTCACCCTCGGCATCGATATCGGCGTGGTGCTGCGGAATCCGGAGTTCAGCATCGAGTCCGTGGTGGTCTCGGCCGGGCACATCGCCATCGGCCTGGTGGTGGCCGTCGCGATCCTCTAA
- a CDS encoding YceD family protein produces MPAGSGKPSRHRQQAIDAGFVLDVRSLGRAPGSMKQRQRSFTTGERIGLDLVAIPAGGQIDMDLTLQSVSEGVLVMGSVTAPIEGECSRCLEPFSDEIEIQLTELFAYPDSATEQTTEEDEIHRLVDDMIDLEPVVVDAVGLELPLSPLCSPDCAGLCPECGVKMAIAGSEHGHEILDPRWAGLADFSAESTDTDAASIEAEASDPSTDSTLAAHNGAASKKTEES; encoded by the coding sequence ATGCCTGCCGGTTCCGGTAAGCCGTCGCGTCATCGTCAGCAGGCGATCGACGCGGGTTTCGTGCTGGATGTGCGCAGTCTCGGACGCGCCCCCGGCTCGATGAAGCAGCGGCAGCGCAGCTTCACTACCGGCGAGCGGATCGGGCTCGACCTGGTCGCCATCCCGGCGGGCGGGCAGATCGACATGGATCTGACCTTGCAGTCGGTCTCCGAGGGCGTGCTCGTCATGGGCAGCGTCACCGCCCCCATCGAGGGCGAGTGCTCGCGCTGCCTCGAACCCTTCAGCGACGAGATCGAGATCCAGCTCACCGAGCTGTTCGCCTACCCGGACAGCGCCACCGAGCAGACCACCGAGGAAGACGAGATCCACCGCCTGGTGGACGACATGATCGACCTCGAACCGGTCGTCGTCGACGCGGTCGGCCTGGAGCTTCCGCTCTCGCCGCTGTGCAGCCCGGATTGCGCCGGTTTGTGCCCGGAATGCGGCGTCAAGATGGCGATTGCGGGTTCCGAGCATGGTCATGAGATACTTGACCCTCGCTGGGCCGGACTCGCCGATTTCAGTGCTGAGTCCACCGACACGGACGCTGCTTCCATCGAGGCGGAAGCGTCGGACCCATCAACCGATTCCACCCTCGCGGCGCACAACGGTGCCGCGAGTAAGAAGACAGAGGAGAGCTAG
- the rsmD gene encoding 16S rRNA (guanine(966)-N(2))-methyltransferase RsmD, whose translation MTRIVAGTAGGRRLRVPPAGTRPTSDRVREALFSVLHARMDFEGLHVLDLYAGSGALALEALSRGASHALMIEADRKAAAIIRGNIGDLGLPGAELRHNSVASVLTGTPPERYDLVFSDPPYDLDVAQVESDLRALADNGWLHDDALIVVERSTRSPALTWPKPFSPLKSRSYGETRIDLAEFEA comes from the coding sequence ATGACCCGCATCGTGGCAGGTACCGCCGGGGGCCGACGCCTGCGCGTCCCCCCGGCGGGCACCCGCCCCACCTCCGACCGCGTCCGCGAGGCCCTCTTCTCGGTCCTGCACGCCCGCATGGACTTCGAGGGCCTGCACGTCCTCGACCTCTACGCGGGCTCGGGCGCACTGGCCCTGGAAGCGCTGTCGCGCGGCGCATCCCACGCGCTGATGATCGAGGCCGACCGCAAGGCGGCCGCCATCATCCGCGGCAATATCGGCGACCTCGGCCTGCCGGGTGCGGAACTGCGCCACAACAGCGTCGCCAGCGTCCTGACCGGCACCCCGCCCGAACGCTACGACCTCGTCTTCTCCGACCCGCCCTACGACCTCGACGTGGCCCAGGTCGAATCCGACCTGCGCGCCCTCGCCGACAACGGCTGGCTGCACGACGACGCCCTGATCGTGGTGGAACGCTCCACCCGCTCCCCGGCCCTCACCTGGCCCAAACCCTTCTCCCCCCTGAAGTCCCGCAGCTACGGCGAAACCCGCATCGACCTCGCCGAATTCGAAGCCTGA
- a CDS encoding pyruvate carboxylase, whose translation MFSKVLVANRGEIAIRAFRAAYELGIGTVAVFPYEDRNSVHRLKADEAYQIGEPGHPVRAYLSIEEIIKAAKTAGADAVYPGYGFLSENPDLAAACAREGITFIGPSAQVLELTGNKARAIATAKAAGLPVLRSSAPSADVDALMAAAEEMEFPLFVKAVAGGGGRGMRRVADPAQLRESIEAAAREAESAFGDATVFLEQAVVNPRHIEVQILADQRGNVIHLYERDCSLQRRHQKVIELAPAPNLDPALRDRICADAVAFAKEIGYSCAGTVEFLLDERGNHVFIEMNPRIQVEHTVTEEITDVDLVQSQLRIAAGETLEDLGLSQDAIRIRGAALQCRITTEDPANGFRPDTGRITGYRSPGGAGVRLDGGANVGAEVGAYFDSMLVKLTCRGRDFATAVARARRAVAEFRIRGVTTNIPFLMAVLDDPDFRAGKVTTSFIDERPQLLTSKSSADRGTKILNYLADVTVNKPHGSRPTKVYPHDKLPALDLSVPPPPGTRQKLLELGPEGFARWLRNREGVAVTDTTFRDAHQSLLATRVRTNGLLDVAGHVARLTPELLSIECWGGATYDVALRFLFEDPWERLAALREAVPNINLQMLLRGRNTVGYTPYPEKVTRAFVSEATATGIDIFRIFDALNNVDQMRPAIDAVRETGTALAEVALSYTGDLSNPNEDLYTLDYYLELAEQIVEAGAHVIAIKDMAGLLRAPAAHTLVSALRREFELPVHVHTHDTPGGQLATYLAAWQAGADAVDGASAPMAGTTSQPALSAIVAAAANSPYDTGLDLQNVCDLEPYWEALRKVYAPFESGLPGPTGRVYHHEIPGGQLSNLRQQAIALGLGDQFEQVEAKYAAADRLLGRLVKVTPSSKVVGDLALSLVGSGVDVEDFAADPGRYDIPDSVIGFLRGELGTPAGGWPEPFRSRALAGRGPAKPETQLTAADEAGLAGTSAERRATLNRLLFPGPAAEFLAHREKFGDTTGLSANQFFYGLRHDEEHHVQLDKGVTLLIGLEAISEPDERGMRTVMCILNGQLRPITVRDRSIASEIPAAEKADKTNAGHIAAPFAGVVTLAVSEGDSIAAGDTIGTIEAMKMEAAITAPRAGVIRRVAIAKVQQVEGGDLLVDVNLNEAAAE comes from the coding sequence ATGTTCTCCAAAGTCCTGGTCGCCAACCGCGGCGAGATCGCCATTCGCGCCTTCCGCGCGGCCTACGAACTCGGCATCGGTACCGTCGCGGTTTTTCCGTACGAGGACCGCAACTCCGTGCACCGGCTCAAGGCCGACGAGGCCTACCAGATCGGTGAGCCGGGGCATCCGGTGCGGGCCTACCTGTCGATCGAGGAGATCATCAAGGCCGCCAAGACCGCCGGGGCCGATGCTGTCTACCCGGGTTACGGCTTCCTGTCGGAGAATCCGGACCTGGCGGCGGCCTGCGCCCGCGAGGGGATCACCTTCATCGGGCCCTCCGCGCAGGTGCTGGAACTGACCGGCAACAAGGCGCGCGCCATCGCCACCGCCAAGGCCGCCGGACTGCCGGTGCTGCGCTCGAGCGCGCCGTCCGCGGATGTGGACGCGCTCATGGCCGCGGCCGAGGAGATGGAATTCCCGCTGTTCGTCAAGGCCGTCGCCGGCGGCGGCGGGCGCGGTATGCGGCGGGTGGCCGATCCGGCGCAGCTGCGCGAATCCATCGAAGCCGCCGCGCGTGAGGCCGAATCCGCGTTCGGCGACGCGACGGTGTTCCTCGAGCAGGCGGTGGTCAATCCCCGCCACATCGAGGTGCAGATCCTCGCCGACCAGCGCGGCAATGTCATCCACCTCTACGAGCGGGACTGTTCGCTACAGCGCCGCCACCAGAAGGTGATCGAGCTCGCGCCCGCGCCGAACCTGGATCCCGCACTGCGCGACCGGATTTGCGCCGACGCCGTGGCCTTCGCCAAGGAGATCGGCTACTCCTGCGCGGGCACCGTGGAATTCCTGCTCGACGAGCGCGGCAACCACGTGTTCATCGAGATGAATCCGCGAATCCAGGTGGAGCACACGGTGACCGAGGAGATCACCGACGTGGATCTGGTGCAGTCGCAGCTGCGGATCGCGGCGGGGGAGACCCTCGAGGATCTGGGACTGAGCCAGGACGCCATCCGCATTCGCGGCGCGGCGCTGCAATGCCGCATCACCACCGAGGATCCGGCCAACGGCTTCCGGCCCGACACCGGCCGCATCACCGGCTACCGTTCGCCCGGCGGCGCGGGCGTGCGCCTCGACGGCGGCGCGAATGTCGGCGCGGAGGTCGGGGCCTACTTCGACTCCATGCTGGTCAAGCTCACCTGCCGCGGCCGCGATTTCGCCACCGCGGTGGCCCGCGCCCGGCGTGCCGTCGCCGAATTCCGCATTCGCGGCGTGACGACCAATATCCCGTTCCTGATGGCGGTGCTGGACGATCCGGACTTCCGCGCGGGCAAGGTGACCACCTCGTTCATCGACGAGCGGCCGCAGCTGCTCACCTCCAAGAGCTCCGCCGACCGCGGCACCAAGATCCTGAACTACCTGGCCGACGTCACGGTGAACAAGCCGCACGGCTCGCGGCCGACCAAGGTGTACCCGCACGACAAACTGCCCGCCCTCGACCTGAGCGTGCCGCCGCCGCCCGGCACCCGGCAGAAACTGCTCGAGCTGGGGCCGGAAGGGTTCGCGCGGTGGCTGCGCAATCGCGAGGGCGTGGCCGTCACCGACACCACCTTCCGCGACGCCCATCAGTCGCTGCTGGCCACCCGGGTGCGCACCAACGGCCTGCTCGACGTCGCCGGGCATGTGGCGCGGCTGACGCCGGAGCTGCTGTCCATCGAATGCTGGGGCGGCGCAACCTATGACGTGGCGCTGCGGTTCCTGTTCGAGGACCCGTGGGAGCGGCTGGCCGCGCTGCGCGAGGCCGTGCCGAACATCAACCTGCAGATGCTGCTGCGCGGCCGCAACACCGTCGGCTACACGCCGTACCCCGAAAAGGTCACGCGCGCTTTCGTTTCCGAGGCCACCGCCACCGGCATCGACATCTTCCGCATCTTCGACGCGCTCAACAATGTCGACCAGATGCGCCCGGCCATCGACGCCGTCCGCGAAACCGGTACGGCCCTGGCCGAAGTCGCGCTGTCCTACACCGGCGACCTGTCCAACCCCAACGAAGACCTCTACACCCTCGACTACTACCTCGAGCTCGCCGAGCAGATCGTCGAGGCCGGGGCGCACGTCATCGCCATCAAGGACATGGCCGGACTGCTGCGCGCACCCGCCGCGCACACGCTGGTCAGCGCGCTGCGGCGCGAGTTCGAGCTGCCGGTGCACGTGCACACCCACGACACCCCGGGCGGGCAGCTGGCCACCTATCTGGCCGCCTGGCAGGCCGGCGCCGACGCCGTCGACGGCGCGTCGGCGCCCATGGCGGGCACCACCTCTCAGCCCGCGCTGTCGGCAATCGTCGCGGCCGCGGCGAATTCGCCCTACGACACGGGCCTGGATCTGCAGAACGTCTGCGATCTCGAGCCGTACTGGGAGGCGCTGCGAAAGGTGTACGCGCCCTTCGAATCCGGGCTGCCGGGCCCGACGGGACGCGTGTACCACCACGAGATCCCGGGCGGGCAGCTGTCGAACCTGCGCCAGCAGGCCATCGCGCTGGGATTGGGCGATCAGTTCGAGCAGGTCGAGGCGAAATACGCGGCGGCCGACCGGCTGCTGGGCCGGCTGGTCAAGGTCACCCCGTCCTCCAAGGTGGTCGGCGACCTGGCGCTGTCGCTGGTCGGCAGCGGCGTCGACGTGGAGGACTTCGCCGCCGATCCGGGCCGCTACGACATCCCCGACTCGGTGATCGGTTTCCTGCGCGGCGAACTCGGCACCCCGGCCGGCGGCTGGCCCGAACCGTTCCGCAGCCGCGCGCTGGCCGGACGCGGCCCGGCCAAACCGGAAACCCAGCTGACCGCCGCCGACGAGGCCGGGCTGGCCGGCACCTCCGCCGAACGGCGCGCCACCCTCAACCGGCTGCTGTTCCCCGGGCCCGCCGCCGAATTCCTCGCGCACCGTGAGAAGTTCGGCGACACCACCGGGCTGTCGGCCAACCAGTTCTTCTACGGGCTGCGCCACGACGAGGAACACCACGTCCAGCTCGACAAGGGCGTCACCCTGCTCATCGGGCTGGAAGCCATCTCCGAGCCCGACGAGCGCGGCATGCGCACGGTCATGTGCATCCTCAACGGGCAGCTGCGCCCGATCACGGTGCGCGACCGGTCCATCGCCAGCGAGATCCCGGCCGCCGAGAAGGCCGACAAGACCAATGCCGGCCACATCGCGGCACCCTTCGCGGGCGTGGTGACTCTCGCTGTCTCCGAAGGGGATTCGATCGCCGCCGGCGACACCATCGGCACCATCGAGGCCATGAAGATGGAGGCCGCCATCACCGCGCCGCGCGCCGGGGTGATCCGCCGCGTCGCCATCGCCAAGGTGCAGCAGGTCGAAGGCGGCGATCTGCTCGTCGACGTCAACCTCAACGAGGCCGCCGCCGAATGA
- the rnc gene encoding ribonuclease III — protein MTASKDAAEVPAVGDAADHASLLEALGVDVKPELLRLALTHRSYAYENGGLPTNERLEFLGDSVLGLSITERLYLEHPDKSEGELAKLRASVVNMHALAEVARGLGEGGLGRHLLLGKGEELTGGRDKPSILADGMESLLGAVHLEHGIDVARGVVLRLFAALLERGPRMGAGLDWKTSLQELTAERGIGVPSYEITSTGPDHDKEFTATAVIGGKGYGQGVGRSKKEAEQKAAGAAYQALHAENAPEGSDGSKS, from the coding sequence GTGACCGCCAGCAAGGACGCGGCGGAAGTTCCCGCCGTGGGTGACGCAGCCGATCATGCCAGCCTGCTCGAGGCGCTCGGCGTAGACGTGAAACCGGAGTTGTTGCGCCTCGCGCTCACACACCGGTCGTACGCCTATGAGAACGGTGGCCTGCCGACCAACGAGCGCCTGGAGTTTCTGGGCGATTCGGTGCTCGGCCTGAGCATTACCGAGCGGCTCTATCTGGAGCATCCGGACAAATCCGAAGGCGAACTGGCGAAGCTGCGCGCGAGCGTGGTCAACATGCACGCGCTGGCCGAGGTGGCTCGCGGCCTCGGTGAGGGCGGTCTCGGCCGCCACCTCCTGCTCGGCAAGGGCGAGGAACTCACCGGCGGCCGCGACAAGCCCAGCATTCTCGCCGACGGCATGGAGTCGCTGCTGGGTGCCGTGCACCTCGAGCACGGCATCGATGTGGCGCGCGGTGTGGTGCTGCGGCTGTTCGCCGCACTGCTCGAGCGCGGTCCCCGCATGGGAGCCGGGCTCGACTGGAAGACCAGCCTGCAGGAGCTGACCGCCGAGCGCGGTATCGGCGTCCCCAGCTACGAGATCACCTCCACCGGACCCGACCACGACAAGGAGTTCACCGCCACCGCGGTGATCGGCGGGAAGGGTTACGGCCAGGGGGTGGGCCGCTCCAAGAAGGAAGCGGAACAGAAGGCCGCGGGCGCGGCCTACCAGGCGTTGCACGCCGAGAACGCGCCCGAGGGTTCGGACGGCTCGAAGAGCTAG
- a CDS encoding GtrA family protein gives MAVHEIPERATMPASGLVFTYAYGSEAIAYGSEALAHGTDALQSTGTRLHSTGSRWLGRLGAWLRGDRWLAQLIRFALVGGLSNVGYILLFLALYGGGPQLANLAGSIVSTALANEMHRRLTFQAADRVRWYTAQLEGGALALAGLAITSGGLAILEVTDPGIGGITEAVAVLGITAAVGTMRFLTLRLWVF, from the coding sequence ATGGCTGTCCACGAGATTCCGGAACGGGCGACGATGCCCGCGTCCGGGCTGGTGTTCACCTACGCCTACGGCAGCGAGGCCATTGCCTACGGCTCCGAGGCGCTCGCCCACGGCACCGACGCTCTGCAATCCACCGGCACTCGCCTGCACTCCACCGGCTCGCGGTGGCTGGGCCGGCTCGGCGCCTGGCTGCGTGGGGACCGGTGGCTGGCGCAGCTGATTCGCTTCGCCCTGGTCGGCGGTCTCAGCAATGTCGGGTACATCCTGTTGTTCCTCGCGCTCTACGGCGGCGGCCCGCAGCTGGCCAATCTGGCGGGGTCCATCGTCAGCACCGCCCTCGCCAACGAGATGCATCGGCGGCTCACCTTCCAGGCCGCGGATCGGGTCCGCTGGTACACAGCCCAATTGGAGGGCGGCGCGCTGGCGTTGGCCGGTCTGGCCATCACCTCGGGCGGCCTGGCCATTCTCGAGGTCACCGATCCGGGCATCGGCGGGATCACCGAGGCCGTCGCCGTGCTGGGCATCACCGCCGCCGTCGGCACCATGCGCTTCCTGACCCTGCGCCTCTGGGTTTTCTGA
- the rpmF gene encoding 50S ribosomal protein L32 → MAVPKRRMSRANTHARRSQWKATAPTLITCPNRACGQKTLPHIACPSCGTYKGRQVTSAI, encoded by the coding sequence GTGGCCGTTCCGAAGCGCCGGATGTCCCGTGCCAACACCCACGCGCGTCGCAGCCAGTGGAAGGCCACCGCGCCGACCCTGATCACCTGCCCGAACCGCGCCTGCGGCCAGAAGACCCTGCCGCACATCGCGTGCCCGTCCTGCGGTACCTACAAGGGCCGTCAGGTCACCTCCGCGATCTGA